The genomic window CGGCTCCTTTACACCGGCGGTTTCCATGAGGCTTGCGAGCGGCACCGGCCGGCTCAGCAGGAAGCCCTGCATCTTGTCGCAATGCACGTCGCGCAGCGTGTCGAGTTGCTCCTGCGTCTCGACGCCTTCCGCGACCACGATCACACCGAGCTTGTGCGCCAGATCGATCACGCCTTCGACCACGGTGCGCACCATGACATCGGTCGCGATGTTGTCGACGAACGACTTGTCGAGCTTCAGCACGTCGGGCCTGAAGCGCGCGAGATAGCTCAGGCTCGAATAGCCGGTGCCGAAGTCGTCGATAGCGATACGCACGCCCATCGCGCGGACGTTCGAGAGCACTTCCTGCGCGGCGTCCACGTTCTCGATAAGCGCCGATTCGGTGATCTCGAGCGTGATGCGGTCCGACTCGATGCAGGCGCGCTTGAGCGCGTGCCTCAGCACCGACACGAGCCGCGGATCGCGAAACTGTTTCGGCGATACGTTGAGCGCGACCGAGCACACGGACGGCATCGCGCCCGCCAGCCGTCCCGCCGCCTGCACGGCTTCGCGGATGACCCAATGCCCCGCCTCGACGATCAGCGCGCTCTCCTCCAGCACCGGCACGAACGCGCCGGGTGCGAGCAGGCCGAGCGTCGGATGATTCCAGCGCAGCAGCGCCTCGGCGCCGACGAGCGCGCCCGAATCGACGCGATACTGCGGCTGGTAATGCAGCACGAACTGGTTCTCGCGGATCGCGCCGTGCAGTTCGGACTCGAGATGCGCGCGCGCCAGGTCGTCTTTCTCGCGCTCGCCGAACACGCGGAAGGTGTTGCGGCCGGCGCGCTTGGCGGCGTACATGGCCATGTCGGCGCTGATGAAGAGGGCTTCGGGCGTGCGTCCGTGGTCCGGATGCAGCGCAACGCCGATCGAACACGTCATGGTCAGGCTCTTGCAATCGACCTTGATCGGACGATGACACGCAAGCGCGAACATGCGGCACGCGCGCGCGATGCTCTCCTGATCGAACGCGCCGGGCAGGATCACGGTGAACTCGTCGCCGCCGGGACGCGCCGCCACCGCGCCTTCGGGCAACGCGTCCTGAATGCGCCGCGCGATCGCGCGCAACACGGCATCGCCCGCAATGTGGCCGGCCGTGTCGTTGATCGACTTGAAGCGGTCGATATCGACGAACAGATACGCGAAAGGCGCGCCGGCTTCGCAACGTGCGACGAGCGCATCCATCATCGCGTTGCGGTTGGCCAGGCCCGTCAGGCTGTCCGTGTTGGCGAGGCGATGCAGTTCCTGCAGACGCTGGCGCTCGTCGGTGGCATCGACGCACACGCTCACCACGCGCGACACCGCGCCGTCCTCGGTCACCGGATAGATGTCGGCGCGCACCCAGCGCGTGCGCTCGTGCGGCAGACACAGGCGGAAATAGCTTTGCGTCGCGGCGCCGGTTTTCACGGCGGTGCGCATTTCGTCGCGCAATGCGGGCAGGTCGTCGGGGTGCACGCGTTGCGACCATGCGGTCTGATCGGCGTCCAGCACGGACATCGGCATTTCCCACATGCGCTCGAAAGCGGAACTCACGTGCAGCAGTTCCTGAAAATCGTGCGAGGCGGTCCAGAACACGGCATCGACGTGATCTTCCATGTCCTTCTGCACGCGCGCGTTGCCGCGCAATTCGTCGATGAGATTGCGCTCCGCCGTGATGTCGCGCGACTTGCACAGCACCGCGGTGATCTTGCCGTGCTCGCCGTAGACAGGCGCGAAGGTCGACGTCCACCATTTGAGGTTGCCGGTCATCGTGCGGCAGGCGCCGGAAAACGACGTCGATTGCCCCGCCCTCGCGCGTTCGAAGGCCTGCCGCGCGTCGGGGCCGTCCCACAGCGCGAGCCAGTCGATGCCGACGAGATCGTCGGCGCATTCGGCTTCGATGAGCCGCCGGCCGACTTCGGATATGCACATGATGCGGCCGTCGAGACTCAGCAGCTTGAGGCAGTCCTCGGCGATGGCGAGCAACCCGTACGCGACCTGACGCGCGACGAAAGTCTTGCGGTGCGCGTCCTGCATCCGGTGCACGCAGAACGTAACGATGAGCACGACGGCGGCGAACACCACGTTCCACGGCAGCGGCACGAAGAACGTTCCGCACGCCGCGACCAGCACGGCGATGGGCGCGAGGCCGAGCCCGTCGAAACGGCGGGCGTACTCGACGTATGGCAGGTTCCTGGCGACATTCTCACCGATGATCCCGAGAAAATCGTTCGCTCCTTTCCTCACCGCGCTAACCCTTGTTTCGCTGATAACTCATCGTTGTTTATCGGCGAGGGAGGGGAAGTCTTTAGAAAGGAAAACCGGGCGCGAACGTGTCAGCCGCGCTTCGGCCGGCGCACGGCGCGCACCTTGCCGGTCCGCCCGCCGCCGCAATAAAAGCGGTTGCGGCCATCCGCTTCGAGGCCCGACACGCCCGCGCCTTCCGGCATGTCCAGACGCTCGACGACTTCGCCCGATTGCGGATCGATACGCCGCAGTTCGCTCTCGTCGCCTTCCCAGGTTGCGTGCCACAGTTCGCCGTCGACCCAGGTCACGCCCGTGACGAAACGGTTCGATTCGATGGTGCGCAGAATCGCGCCGTTCTGCGGATCGACCTGATGAATCTTGCGCGCCTGATATTCGCCGACCCACAGCGTGCCCTCGGCCCACGCGAGCCCCGAATCGCGGCCGCCGCCCGGCGCGGGAATCGTCGCGAGCACGCGGCCTGTTTTCGGATCGATCTTCTGGATGCGGTCTTCGGCGATCTGGTAAAGATGCTCGCCGTCGAAGGCGGTGCCCGCGTGCGCCGCGACGTCGAGCGAGCGCGTCTTCTCGCCGCTTTCGGGATCGAAGGCGTTGAGCGTGTTGCCGGCGGCGAACCACACGCGCTCGCCGTCGAAGGTGACGCCGTGCACGCCTTCGATGTCCGCAAAAGGCCCATATTCGCGGATGATTTCCGCTTTCGCGCGTTTCATGTCGATGTCCTCCGGTTTGATTGCGCTCGGTTGCGCTTGCCTCTCGTTGATCGTGACTTCATGCTAATCACCCGCCAGTTCGACGGGGAGTAACAAGGTCGTCGTGAATCCGGGCATCGGCGGCGTGGTCCAGCGGCGCGCGCGGCCCCGCCCGAACGATTGCGCCTTGCCGCTCGCGCTGAGCGCATCGAGCGCACGCTGCACCGTGCGCTGGCTCGCGCCGAGCGCCAGCGCGAGCGCGGAGCTCGACCACGATTCGCCGTCGGCGAGACACGCGAGCAGCGGCGCATATTCGTCCTCCACCGGCAGCGCCAGCACCGCGACCTCGCGCGCATGCATCGGCTTCAGAACGAAGCCGCGCGATGTTGCGTCGATATGCGCGTGCGGACGCAAGAGCGTGCGCAGCCGGCCCATCTCGACGCGCAGACGCGCCCGATGCGTCTCGTCGGCGTCCCGCATGCGGAATGCGCGCGCGATGAGCGCATCGCGCGGCACGTCGCCGGGCCACGCCTGCGCCAGCATGCGCGCGAGCGTGAAGAGCACCGGCCGCGTGGCGAGGGATATCGATTCACCCGCGTCGCGCACGCAAAGGCGGCACGCATCGACGATGAAAACATTCGACGCGAACAGCGCCTCCACTTCGTCAAGCCGCAGAAGCCGCGCATCGCCCTGCGTGACGACGCGCGCCGCGGGCGTTTCCAGCATGCGCCACGCGCTCTCGACTTCGGCGGCGAGCGCCGGAATGCCCGCTTGCCGCGACGCCGCCCGCGCCCGCACGAGCGCCTCGCGCGCCGTTTGCGTCTGCAGACGCCGCATGGCGATGCCCGCCGCCATCAGTTCGTGCGCCGTGCGCGACGATGCCGGAAGCGCCTCGGGATGCAAGGTCGCGAGCAGGCGCGCGGCATCGTCGAGTTTGCCGATCAGCAGCGCGCGACGCACTTCGAGATAGCGCGCATGCGCGGCGTTGACGCGGTCGCCGTGCGCGTCGAGGATCGCGCGTGCATGTTCGAGCGAGCGGGCCGGCCACGCGAGATCGCGCGAAGCGAGCGCGATCTCCGCCTCCGCGACGATGCAACGCGAACGAGCAAGCGCTTCCTTCGCGCCGAACGCGCGCGCCGCGCTCTTGACGAGCGCACGCGCGCGCGTGAAATCGCCGAGTTGCGCCATCGCGATGCCGCGCAACGCGAGCGCGTTCGCATCGTCACGTAGCGCGATGCGGTTCAGCGCGCCGAGCGGATCACCCGCCGCGAGCGCGCGCGCCGCCGCTGTTATCAGCGAATCCATGCGAATCGCGCCACGCTCGTCTCTCCTCTGCGCTGGATGTCCGCGACTAATCTAACACCGCACTTACGGTCCGCTAGCGCGCAACATCACCCCCGCAACCGAACTTTTGCCCGAAGAAAGCAGAGGTTTTTTCAAACGCCGTATTTTTTACTCATTTTTTTCCGATTATTTTTCTTCGTCTTTCTTCTACCTTGCTGAAATCGCGCGGCATTTCGTAATGTGAAGCGTTCGTTGAATAAAGACGCCATGACACCGGAGAAGGGAGAGGAAGACATGACGAGCGCATTGACGGTCTCCATATGCCTGCCGACGTGCAATCGGCCCGAACTGATCGTCGAATGCCTCGATTCGTGTCTCGCGCAGACGTATCCGCACATCGAAATCCTCGTCGGCGACGACTCGCGCGATGACGTGACGCAGCAACTGATCGCCACGCGCTATGCCCACGACGCGCGCATCCGCTACGTGCGTCACGATCCGCCGCTCGGTCAGGCGCGCAATGTCGCGAGCCTGTTCGAACGCGCGGCGGGCACGCTCGTCATGCTGATTCACGACGACGATTACCTCGCGCCCGAAGGCGTCGCGCGTCTCGCCGCGCTGTGGCAAATCTATCCGCATCTCGAAGTCGCGTTCGGCGATCAGCATGAAGTGGATGCGTCCGGTCATGTCGATGCGCAGCGCAGCGCGGCGCTCAACGCAGCGTTTCATCGCACGCGGCGCGCGCAGGGCATGCAGATGTTGCCGGGCAGAACCGGGCTCGTGCAGATGTTCCCCAATAACGGCTGGATGGCGCTCGCCACGCTCGTGCGCTGCGTCGGCTATCGCGAAGACGCCGGCGCATGCTGCGACTTCGTCTTCGGCGTCGAGCTGTGTCTTGCGGCGTCGCAGGTCTATTACCTTCACGAGTACGTGTCGTATTACCGCAAGACGCCGGTGTCGATATCGCAGAGCACGCGCGTGTCGCCGTTCGCCGCCGCGTTTACCGCCTATTCGTTCGTGCTGAGACTGACGCTCGATGCATCGCTCGAAACGGCGCGCGGCAAGGCTTTGCGCAGGCTCGCGCCGATCGTCGTGTCGCTGCATGCGAAGCACGATGCGCCGCTCGCCGCGCTGCGCGTCGCGCTCGATCATCCCGATGCGTATGCGTATGGGCTCAATCTCCGTCTCTACTATCACCTTGCGCTGATCGCGCGGGCATTGCTCGCCGTCTGCGTGCGGCAACGCCCGCGCGCGCCGCGCTTTCCCTGAGAAAGCGCGGGCCTCGTCCGGCAAACGTTGTCTTACATTTCCATTGCTACTTAAAAGGTTGCTAAAGGCGTTCGCCACGCTGTCGTTATACAGGCGGCTTGATGGACAACATCGGCCGCGCGGCAGGCGAGCATCGTCGCCCGCATTCGCGCTCGCGCACCCGCGATGCAGCCACCTTGAGAGAGCTATGTTTTCGACAATCAAAGGCCGTCTGGCCTTGGCCATGACCTTGCTGAGCGCGCTTCTGATCGCGATCGGCATGGTCGGACTGATCGGCATGAGCCGGTCCAACGCAACGACGTATGACCTCTTCACGAATGAAATGCCGAGCGCCGTGTCGGTCGGCAATGCCGAAATGTTCATGGCGCGCGAACGCCTGAGCTTCGACCGCGCCGCACTCAACGCGGGCACGCCTGCAGCCGAGGACGCGATCGGACGCGGCGCGCTGATGCGCAAAACCTCCGACGATGCCTGGACCAAATACGCCAGCCTGCCGCAAGCTCCGGGCGAGAAACCGCTCGCGGACAAGTTCAACGAGCAGCGTCTCGCGCTGCAAAAACTGATCGACGCGGGTTACGCCGACATTCGCGCGAAGGATCAGGAAAAGATTCTCGCCGATGCCAGCGCCATGCAGGCTGCGTTCAACGAGTTCGCGAAGAGCGGCATCGAGTTGCGCAAGCTGCAGTTCGAACAGGCGAAGGCCGGTTACGACGAAGGGCAGGAAAGCTTCGCGATGTTCCGCGCAGCCTCGATCGCCGCGATGCTGATCGGCGTGGCCGCGGCGTTCTACACGTGGTTCTCGCTGCGCCGTCGCATTACGCGTCCGCTCGATGCCGCGCTTGCACAGTTCGAAGCCATCGCGGCGGGCGACCTGCGCCGCACCGTGAGCATCGCATCGAACGACGAAATGGGCCAGTTGCTGCGCGGTCTCTCGACGATGCAGGCGAGCCTCATCGACACGGTGCGCACGGTACGCGGCGGCAGTGAGTCGATTGCATCCGCCACCAAGCAGATTGCCGCGGGCAACGTGGACCTGTCCTCGCGCACGGAAGAGCAGGCGTCGGCGTTGCAGGAAACGGCGTCGAGCATGGATGAGCTTACCGGCACGGTCAAGCAGAATGCCGACAACGCGCGTCAGGCCAGCGTGCTTGCCGCGAACGCTTCGGAGATCGCGGGCAAGGGGAGCCATGTCGTATCGCAAGTCGTCTCCACGATGGGCGACATCAATCAAAGCTCGGCGAAGATCGCGGACATCATCACGATCATCGAAGGCATCGCGTTCCAGACCAACATTCTCGCGTTGAACGCGGCGGTCGAAGCGGCGCGTGCGGGTGAGGAAGGCCGCGGCTTCGCGGTCGTCGCGGGCGAAGTCCGCAGTCTCGCGCAACGTTCGTCGGCGGCGGCGAAGGAGATCAAAGAACTGATCGACAACTCGGTGGAGCGCGTGCAGTCGGGTACGGCACTCGTCGATGAAGCGGGCCGCACGATGACCGAAATCAGCACGGCCGTGCAGCGCGTGACCGACATCATGGGCGAGATCGCGGCGGCTTCCGAGGAACAGAGCAGCGGCATCGAGCAAGTCGCGCGCGCCGTCACGCAGATGGATGAAGTGACGCAGCAGAACGCGGCGCTCGTGGAAGAAGCGGCGGCGGCGGCGCAATCGCTGGAGGATCAGGCGGGCGCGTTGCGCACGGCGGTGGAAATCTTCCGTCTGCACGACGAAAGCATGCGCGCAACGGCCTGAAGCGCTTCGCTCTTTTGAACCGGCGCGGCTCGCGTTCCTTCGGGACGCGGGCCGCGTGTGTTTTCAGCGACGTGTCTTCACAACCGGGCGCTTTCGCTTCGTATCCGCCTTCATCGCGGGCACGCCCACACGCTCGCGCAAATACTCGACGGTCCGCACGCAGCGCGCGGGCAGCGGCCATTCCGCTCGATGAATGAGCCACAACGTATCGACCACAGGCGCGCCGCATTCGACGACACCGACCGCCTCCGGCTTGCCGAACGCGATGCGCGCATAACGCGGTATCACGGTGAAGCCGAGACCGCGCGCGACGAATTCCGGAATCAGGCTGATCTGGTTGCTGAAGCCTTGCCGCCGCAGGCTCGCTACGCCCGGATTGCCCGGAAAGCGCCGGCTCAATAGACGGCTCGCCGTCACGTGCGCTTCGGGATAATCGATAAAGCCGAGCCGTTCGAGATCGCTCCAATCATGCACGTCGGCGTTCGCCGGCACGACGAGTTCGAGCGGCTCCTCGATGAACTTGCTCGCGGCAAGACGCGGATCGTCGGGCCTGAGCGCGACGATGCCGAGATCGTAGCGGCTCTGCAGCACCGATTCGAGCACTTCGGAATCCGGCGCGAAGCGATGCCGCATCTTCCATTCAGGGCGCTGCTGCTGCAAATCCAGCAATAACGGAAACAGCACGAGCCCGATGCTGCCCGGCGTGATGAGACCGATCTCGCCGGGTTCGTCCTCGCTGTCGGACAGACGCGACGCGAGACGCTTGTCCGCCCGCTCCATCTCCTCGCAATAGTCGATCAGCGCGTGACCCGCCGGCGTCAGTTCGATGCCGCGCGGACGGCGGATCACAAGCAGGCCGAGTTCGTCTTCGAGATGCCGCAGATGCTGGCTCACAGCGGCCTGCGTCAGATCGAGCCGCGCGGCGGCGCGCGTGAAGTTGCCGAGTTCGACGAGCGCGAGAAAAGTGCGCAGCCATTGCGGATTGAGCATCACAAAATTTTATCGAATCGATAACCGGTAGATGGTTTTCATTATAGCGTCCGGAGGGTAATCTCGAAGCCTTGATTCAACCGGCTTCGGCCATTCGCTCCAGAGAACACTTCATGTCAGCACTTTTCACTCCGTTCAAACTGAAGGACGTCACCCTGCGCAACCGCATCGCGATTCCGCCGATGTGCCAGTACAGCGCCATCGACGGCTTCATCAACGACTGGCACATCAGCCATTACGCGAGCCTCGCGCGCGGCGGCGCGGGC from Caballeronia insecticola includes these protein-coding regions:
- a CDS encoding LysR family transcriptional regulator — translated: MLNPQWLRTFLALVELGNFTRAAARLDLTQAAVSQHLRHLEDELGLLVIRRPRGIELTPAGHALIDYCEEMERADKRLASRLSDSEDEPGEIGLITPGSIGLVLFPLLLDLQQQRPEWKMRHRFAPDSEVLESVLQSRYDLGIVALRPDDPRLAASKFIEEPLELVVPANADVHDWSDLERLGFIDYPEAHVTASRLLSRRFPGNPGVASLRRQGFSNQISLIPEFVARGLGFTVIPRYARIAFGKPEAVGVVECGAPVVDTLWLIHRAEWPLPARCVRTVEYLRERVGVPAMKADTKRKRPVVKTRR
- a CDS encoding Vgb family protein encodes the protein MKRAKAEIIREYGPFADIEGVHGVTFDGERVWFAAGNTLNAFDPESGEKTRSLDVAAHAGTAFDGEHLYQIAEDRIQKIDPKTGRVLATIPAPGGGRDSGLAWAEGTLWVGEYQARKIHQVDPQNGAILRTIESNRFVTGVTWVDGELWHATWEGDESELRRIDPQSGEVVERLDMPEGAGVSGLEADGRNRFYCGGGRTGKVRAVRRPKRG
- a CDS encoding putative bifunctional diguanylate cyclase/phosphodiesterase, coding for MRKGANDFLGIIGENVARNLPYVEYARRFDGLGLAPIAVLVAACGTFFVPLPWNVVFAAVVLIVTFCVHRMQDAHRKTFVARQVAYGLLAIAEDCLKLLSLDGRIMCISEVGRRLIEAECADDLVGIDWLALWDGPDARQAFERARAGQSTSFSGACRTMTGNLKWWTSTFAPVYGEHGKITAVLCKSRDITAERNLIDELRGNARVQKDMEDHVDAVFWTASHDFQELLHVSSAFERMWEMPMSVLDADQTAWSQRVHPDDLPALRDEMRTAVKTGAATQSYFRLCLPHERTRWVRADIYPVTEDGAVSRVVSVCVDATDERQRLQELHRLANTDSLTGLANRNAMMDALVARCEAGAPFAYLFVDIDRFKSINDTAGHIAGDAVLRAIARRIQDALPEGAVAARPGGDEFTVILPGAFDQESIARACRMFALACHRPIKVDCKSLTMTCSIGVALHPDHGRTPEALFISADMAMYAAKRAGRNTFRVFGEREKDDLARAHLESELHGAIRENQFVLHYQPQYRVDSGALVGAEALLRWNHPTLGLLAPGAFVPVLEESALIVEAGHWVIREAVQAAGRLAGAMPSVCSVALNVSPKQFRDPRLVSVLRHALKRACIESDRITLEITESALIENVDAAQEVLSNVRAMGVRIAIDDFGTGYSSLSYLARFRPDVLKLDKSFVDNIATDVMVRTVVEGVIDLAHKLGVIVVAEGVETQEQLDTLRDVHCDKMQGFLLSRPVPLASLMETAGVKEPESVRRVVLS
- a CDS encoding glycosyltransferase family 2 protein, with the translated sequence MTSALTVSICLPTCNRPELIVECLDSCLAQTYPHIEILVGDDSRDDVTQQLIATRYAHDARIRYVRHDPPLGQARNVASLFERAAGTLVMLIHDDDYLAPEGVARLAALWQIYPHLEVAFGDQHEVDASGHVDAQRSAALNAAFHRTRRAQGMQMLPGRTGLVQMFPNNGWMALATLVRCVGYREDAGACCDFVFGVELCLAASQVYYLHEYVSYYRKTPVSISQSTRVSPFAAAFTAYSFVLRLTLDASLETARGKALRRLAPIVVSLHAKHDAPLAALRVALDHPDAYAYGLNLRLYYHLALIARALLAVCVRQRPRAPRFP
- a CDS encoding methyl-accepting chemotaxis protein; the protein is MFSTIKGRLALAMTLLSALLIAIGMVGLIGMSRSNATTYDLFTNEMPSAVSVGNAEMFMARERLSFDRAALNAGTPAAEDAIGRGALMRKTSDDAWTKYASLPQAPGEKPLADKFNEQRLALQKLIDAGYADIRAKDQEKILADASAMQAAFNEFAKSGIELRKLQFEQAKAGYDEGQESFAMFRAASIAAMLIGVAAAFYTWFSLRRRITRPLDAALAQFEAIAAGDLRRTVSIASNDEMGQLLRGLSTMQASLIDTVRTVRGGSESIASATKQIAAGNVDLSSRTEEQASALQETASSMDELTGTVKQNADNARQASVLAANASEIAGKGSHVVSQVVSTMGDINQSSAKIADIITIIEGIAFQTNILALNAAVEAARAGEEGRGFAVVAGEVRSLAQRSSAAAKEIKELIDNSVERVQSGTALVDEAGRTMTEISTAVQRVTDIMGEIAAASEEQSSGIEQVARAVTQMDEVTQQNAALVEEAAAAAQSLEDQAGALRTAVEIFRLHDESMRATA